Part of the Hemibagrus wyckioides isolate EC202008001 linkage group LG09, SWU_Hwy_1.0, whole genome shotgun sequence genome, gTCACAGCTATCTACCCCTCAGTATCATTTAGGTATATCCCTTGTATAAACTTTTATTAGAGACTCAAAAATGGAATCCCAGTACGTCACTGTCCTTATATGGCCAACTTTCCGTCCAACGCTATTGCGTCACTACAGGACGTGGGTGCAACAGAAAAGATTCACAGGATGAgcccgggttgccagattggattcTTTCAGAACTTCTATGAGCGGTGGAATTGACTGTAAAGAGACCGATTATTAAACCAAGACAGCGACCTTAAATACACgtacagaatattttaaaatgttatttatgtgCATAATCTTAATTCCAAGCGTATTCTATCTGCCAAACACGCATGCAACCTTTCCTGTTcctaatttaaaaacaaaaacaaaaaaactggcATCCCAGAGGTTATGATGCTTGAGCAGAATTGCAATTAGATGCAGCGCAGCAAGGGAAGCTGCCTAATGCTGTTTCCACCCTGTGTAAATACACTTCATACTCCAATTTATAGGTCTAATGACTTTATgacattataatatatttgaTTACGAGTTTCATATCCGTATGTATCAGAGATTTCTCATGCAAGATCTAGTTGCCATGGAAAGAGCAAATATGCTGGTAGCAACCAGTCAAAATGTATTACACTGGCTGTTTTATTGTAATCAGCATAACATATTATTCCCCACACATTcccatattttataaaataaaacaaaagtgcATTTGGAATGTTGTTGGATTTTAGAGCACTTGGGGTGCATCAGTATTTTATGAATGAACATGTTGCAAATGTCCTTTCACAGGAGGGTCCAACAAAGGTCCAGTAATAACACAGTATTAtgcaggaaaataaaataacgcTTGATCTAAATCTTTTTGCAATAATTTTGGTATTAAACTTAGACTATAAGAGGATGTATCGGTTTGTCGAGGCAGGTGCTTTGTTATATTGTGAAAAGATGCTCCCCGCATTCAAAATGGTACAGTCTCGGTTCATTCATAAAATTCTGAGGGAATATATATAGGAGGGGCTTGTATACCAGGCTTATCATTGACCAGGTTTATATATAAACCTGGAAAAGGGAGACTGGAATCAGGGAAGCAAGACTGACAGAGCGGATCCCTGgtcaatttcttttctttttttttcttctggaaaCGTGCCTACGTGGAGAAATGATCCTTAGCAAAGTCGGTGTGGAGTCTGTGTCACGCTGCAGTTCTGCATCTCCTGCCGGGGAGCTGATGGAGACCTCACAGGTAAGCAACATCACTAGACATCAAGCACCTAtattataacataatataatcaTATAGGTGTACTCTGCTTCATTTCAGTCCAATGGCAAGAGCAGGAATCCTGATATGCAAATTGTGTCATAACAAGCCTGTCTGTGTGCTTCATTCGCAAGGCTCAATGTGAAAtggtagtttttaaaaaaataaataaaaataggatGAGATCTTGACGACAGCACATTTTAGATCAAAAAGAATGATAAATtataaatccattttaaaaccgagtcatcatcataatcataggATGCATTAATCTCCTAGTTAAATGCATGCATTCTTCAGATCGTGCCTATAAGACTGTATATTTGGTATTATGTGAGATTGTGTTAAAAATGGTTTTTGTCGTGCTTCACTGTTGAAGTGGCTCTGCAGCGCTTCTCTGTGTGGAGACTCCGCAGCAGCTCTGCGTCAGCGCTGACGTCAGCGACAATGGAAAAGTCAAATATTGATCAGGGAGACTATTTTTGGACACCATGCAACTTAAAGAAAGACCTCTGCTTACACGCAACGGCGTCATACCTAGGCTAAATTCATAGACAGAATATGTTGATGATGAAAGATTTCCACGCAATAGATTCATAACAAATACATCAAGTCAATAAGGCGAAAACTTTACCTGTACTTATTTTACGCACTACATATTGTACCTATATGATTAATGAGCAGCTTCACTGCTACACTGAACGCAGGGCCCCGGGCCGGATGGTGAGGCTCCCGTGGCTCCGTTTGTCCCCACAGTAACTGCGATCTCCACCAGTCCAGACTTGCAGTGGATGGTGCAGCCGACCATCATCACCTCCGTCTCCCCGTCTGCGACCAGACCTGAAACCGGAGAGACTGCAGCCAAGAGGAGTGGAGCCAAAGCGAAAAACGCTGCCAGGAAGGGAAAAGTCGAGCAGGTACGTCTGCTCACGACTGTTGTTTCATAGCCTGTTTTCTGATGATGAGTTGGACTTAATCAGATGTTCATAGTCCCTGAGAGCTGCGCCATGCATGGCATGATGCCTGGCCCGGACACATCCACTTCAAATTCACTTCACGGTGTGTCTACAACAATAACCTGGGTTATTTATAGTCGCAGTGCGGAGAAAGATGAATTTCTTCCTGAAGGTGTATTGCCATGGGAAGATCTTACAGCTGAAATGGGTTAGATCCATCATGGTAATCACTTACAATCTGTCTTTCCCGCCGAGCAGCTCACgccagaagaggaggagaagaagagaataaggagagagagaaataaaatggcTGCAGCAAAGTGCAGGAACAGACGGAGAGAGCTGACAGACACCTTGCAGGCTGTAAGCTGAAATGCCAGTGTATTGCAAATCGAAATTTTAAATGTTACCATGTACATTTCagtaatacttttttttcttttctttttttttttaactcaattcTTGTAGGAAACAGACAAACTGGAAGAagacaaagcagctttgcaggCAGAAATAGCAAATCTTctaaaagaaaaggagagactTGAGTATGTTCTTGCTGCACACAAGCCTATATGCCAGCTGCCTGAAGAGCTGGAAAACATTTTCCCAGAGTCACCACAGCCTCTCCCTTCATCAGAGATATCTGGCCAACTTCCAGAGGATGGTGCGCAGGACACCCCTTCTCTACAAGACTTGGAGACACCTTCTGTTCCACCCACAGCCATTTCAGGCAATTCGAATATCCTGCTGTGCTCCAGTGCAGAGGTCAATCTGTGCGACCTTGAGCCATCACTGGACGTCAAGGAGGAGCTGTTGGAAAATATCCTTAGCAGTGTGGATGAGGACCGGATCTCTGTGGAAAAAGCACGCTCAGTCCCTGACATTGACCTTAATGGCTCCCTAGGCTTCACAGACTGGGAAACCCTGTATAAGTCTGTGGCCAACGATCTGGAGCCTTTAAGCACCCCTGTGGTGAGTGCCTCCACCCCGACGTGCAGCAACTACCTGTCCATCTTTACGTTTGCCTGTCCAGAGCTGGACTGTCTTACTGAGGAAATGGATGGCTGCAAAAGTGGGCTATCCAAATCTGATACCGGTGTGGATCTTCTAAACTCCCCTACACTCCTGGCATTATAAATATCGATTATAATTGTTGATATAAATCCAAACAAAAAGGAAGGTTTCACAATCTCAATTACTAGATATCGCTGTGTTGTGATATCCGAGAAGAGCGGTATTGATATGAAGCCGGTAGCATCCACAAGATGTGTAATGCGACTAGGAAAGACCTCATTTACCCTCTTCCAGATACTCTTGATGTAGCTAAGAGCATGAAAATAAATCTATGAAATCCTATCCTATGGACAGTTATGAACTGTATTCTGATTCAAAAAGCATGCACAAAgatctaatataaaataatatatatataaatgaatatatatatgtatgtaagaGTTTTATATCTGTTTGATCTTCTGTGAGGTCTTCTGTAAGCTACAGTATATTGTGCACTGTTCGCTGTgcagttttgtgttttttgatgGCAATAGTTTATCAATGTTGTGCTTTAGTACATATTCTTGACAGTTCTTACATACCTCA contains:
- the fosaa gene encoding protein c-Fos gives rise to the protein MILSKVGVESVSRCSSASPAGELMETSQGPGPDGEAPVAPFVPTVTAISTSPDLQWMVQPTIITSVSPSATRPETGETAAKRSGAKAKNAARKGKVEQLTPEEEEKKRIRRERNKMAAAKCRNRRRELTDTLQAETDKLEEDKAALQAEIANLLKEKERLEYVLAAHKPICQLPEELENIFPESPQPLPSSEISGQLPEDGAQDTPSLQDLETPSVPPTAISGNSNILLCSSAEVNLCDLEPSLDVKEELLENILSSVDEDRISVEKARSVPDIDLNGSLGFTDWETLYKSVANDLEPLSTPVVSASTPTCSNYLSIFTFACPELDCLTEEMDGCKSGLSKSDTGVDLLNSPTLLAL